Proteins co-encoded in one Erinaceus europaeus chromosome 2, mEriEur2.1, whole genome shotgun sequence genomic window:
- the LOC103113213 gene encoding olfactory receptor 2AJ1-like: METGNETISTDFILLGLFPGMKHTGLLVSAVLLIYIIAITGNTTLILLIWADRHLHTTMYFLLSQLSLIDLTFISSIVPKMAVNFFSGKKKISLIGCGTQIFFTLTLGIAECILLTLMAYDRYVAICHPLKYQIIISLQVSKQMALGSWVGGVLASLVHTSYSMHFPLCGPRELHHFFCEVKAILKLSCEDISAYEKGVVVTSIIVVLLPISLILSSYTLIFLQVLRMNSPEGRNKALATCSSHLTVVIFYYGPAMLIYMRPGSSHTPTLNQALFMFDTILTPMLNPLIYSLRNKEVVGSMKRMLWKLPLLK; this comes from the coding sequence ATGGAGACAGGAAATGAGACAATAAGTACAGACTTCATTCTCCTTGGCCTTTTCCCTGGAATGAAACATACTGGTCTCCTTGTCTCTGCTGTTCTCCTCATCTACATCATTGCCATCACAGGAAATACCACCTTGATTCTTCTCATCTGGGCAGATCGCCATCTCCACACCACTATGTATTTCCTGCTTAGCCAACTCTCCCTTATTGACCTAACTTTCATCTCAAGCATAGTCCCCAAAATGGCAGTCAACTTTTTCTCAGGCAAGAAGAAAATCTCTCTAATTGGCTGTGGAACCCAGATCTTCTTCACCTTGACTTTGGGGATTGCTGAGTGTATACTTCTAACCCTCATGGcttatgaccgctatgtggccatctgtcaTCCACTCAAATATCAAATCATTATCAGCCTCCAGGTCTCCAAGCAGATGGCTCTGGGATCCTGGGTGGGAGGGGTTCTGGCCTCCTTGGTTCACACAAGCTACTCCATGCACTTCCCCCTCTGTGGCCCCCGGGAGCTCCACCACTTCTTCTGTGAAGTAAAGGCCATCCTGAAACTGTCCTGTGAGGACATCTCTGCCTATGAAAAAGGGGTAGTAGTGACCAGCATTATTGTGGTTCTTCTCCCTATTAGCCTCATTCTGTCTTCCTACACCCTCATCTTCCTCCAAGTCTTGCGAATGAACTCTCCTGAGGGCAGGAACAAGGCACTGGCTACCTGCTCCTCACATCTAACTGTAGTCATATTTTACTATGGTCCAGCCATGCTGATATACATGAGACCTGGATCTTCCCACACCCCCACACTGAACCAGGCTCTCTTTATGTTTGACACCATCCTCACTCCCATGTTGAACCCCCTCATATATAGCCTGAGGAATAAGGAAGTGGTGGGCTCCATGAAGAGAATGCTATGGAAACTCCCCCTTTTGAAGTAG